From the Pseudobdellovibrionaceae bacterium genome, one window contains:
- a CDS encoding SufE family protein: MLKTLDPQQKIINSFRNYESWEDKYKHIIQLGKTLTPLQEKLKTEDNIVKGCQSQVWLVASINSQNKIEFKGDSDAIIVKGLLALVLSVYNGLSASEVLATEPLFLKKLQLSEHLSPSRSNGLFAMIKKIKYYGLAFQALERQN; this comes from the coding sequence ATGTTAAAAACTTTAGACCCTCAACAAAAAATTATTAATAGCTTTCGTAATTATGAAAGTTGGGAAGATAAATACAAGCACATTATTCAGCTGGGAAAAACCTTAACTCCTTTACAGGAAAAATTAAAAACCGAAGACAATATTGTCAAAGGTTGCCAGTCACAAGTATGGCTTGTGGCTTCTATAAATTCTCAAAACAAAATAGAATTTAAAGGCGACAGCGACGCTATTATTGTAAAGGGTTTACTGGCTTTAGTTTTGTCTGTTTACAATGGGCTAAGTGCTTCAGAAGTTTTAGCCACCGAACCCCTTTTTTTAAAAAAACTACAACTGTCCGAACACCTTTCTCCTTCTCGCAGTAACGGCCTTTTTGCTATGATTAAAAAAATTAAGTATTACGGTTTGGCTTTTCAAGCTTTAGAAAGGCAGAATTAG